Below is a window of Pontibacillus halophilus JSM 076056 = DSM 19796 DNA.
GCTTCATTCTATGCCTGTTCACCCAATTCGTATTCTATAGTTTTGCACAAAAAAAGAAACCGTTGCTTATTCGCAACGGTCCAATGAGTCTCTCGCGTCAGAGAAGGGAGTTCCCTGAACATGAGAACTGTAAAAGGGGTAAGAAATGAAAGCGTACATATTCATGTACTAATCCTAAACTATGGTTAGTATAGCATAGGCAATGACCTATGACAATAATTTTTCAGAAAATTTTATATATTTAGTGAATAGACTATGCTTGTTCTTTAGCGAGGGCTGCGAATGACTGTTCAACAGCTTCAAGCGTTTCTTTAATGTCTTCTTCTGTATGAGAAATGGTTAGGAACCAAGCCTCGAATTTAGAAGGTGCGAGATTGATGCCTTGTTCAAGCATAAGGTGGAAGAACTTCGCAAACATCTCTCCGTCGGATTGGTCAGCTTGCTCGTAGTTTGTAACGGTTTCTGTTGTGAAGTAAACCGTTAGGGCTCCTTTAAGGCGATTGATGCTAACAGGGAGTTGATAAGTCTCTGCGTGCTTTTGAATCCCTTCTTCAAGCATGCGACCTAATTGGTCTAGCCTGTCGTACGTTCCTTCTTCCTTTAACACTTCAAGACAAGCGATTCCTGCTGAGATGGAAGCAGGGTTTCCTGCCATCGTGCCAGCTTGATAGGCAGGTCCTAGTGGAGCGACTTGTTCCATGATATCTACACGCCCGCCATATGCACCGATAGGAAGGCCGCCTCCGATAATCTTCCCAAGTGCTGTCATATCTGGTTCAACCGAAACGAGGTCTTGTGCACTTCCATAATGGAATCGGAATGCTGTGATCACTTCATCAAAGATAAGCAATCCGCCGTGTTCATGGGTGATGTTCTTCACTTCTTGTAGGAAACCTGGTAATGGTTCAACAATTCCAAAGTTCCCGACGATTGGTTCAACCATTACACCTGCTACTTCATCGCCGAATTTGTCCATGGCTTCTTTGAACGCTTCGATATCATTAAAAGGTACAGTGATCATTTCCTGTGCCACTGTCTCTGGAATTCCAGCAGAGTCTGGAGTGCCAAGTGTTGCCGGACCTGAACCTGCTTCTACGAGAACAGCATCAGAATGACCGTGGTAGCAGCCAGTAAATTTAATCATCTTCGTGCGGTTTGTGTAGGCGCGTGCGACGCGGATGGTCGTCATAACTGCCTCAGTACCAGAGTTGACGAAGCGCAGTTTCTCGATAGATGGAATGGCTTCTTTAATCATCTTGGCAAATTGATTCTCCATCTTCGTAGGGGTGCCATATAGGACGCCGTTCTGAGCTGCTCTTGTAATCGCGTCTGTAATGTGAGGGTGAGCGTGCCCGGTGATGATTGGTCCGTAGGCAGCTAAATAATCGATGTATTTATTCCCGTCTACATCCCAAAAGTATGCGCCTTTGGCCGTGTCCATAAAGACTGGTGTGCCTCCTCCAACACCTTTATAAGCACGGGATGGGGAGTTCACTCCGCCTAGAATGTGTGTATTCGCTTCTTTATATAACTCTATAGATGTATCAATGTTCATGTATCGGTCCTCCTTAATCAATTCCTCGTACATCTTAACATATTCGTAACAGCGTGTAGCATGGAGAAACCTCGCTCGTTCATCTGTGTGGGGAGTTCTTTTGTGAATGTCTCCTTCGTACACTGTAGGAGGGGGGATGGTATGGGCATTACATTCATGGTTGTGATTGCTCTCTTGTTGTTGGCAAGTCTCTATCAATGGTTGAAGCCAAGTAAATGTGAGTTTCGAGCCTTCTCATTCACCCACTTCTATACGCTTTTGACTGTCTATTTAAACTGTATGATTGGCTTTGGGCTTATGTATTACATACTTGGCTCGGAGGGAATCGTTTTATTGGAAGGGAATTTGTTGCATGAGGCACCTGCAATCGAAAGACTTGGACATGCCATTTACTTTAGCGGTGTCACGTTAATGACAGTAGGGTATGGGGATATAACACCAATTGGTCTTGGACGTTACCTCGCTATGGGGGAGGCGATGGTCGGTTACATTCTACCCGCATCGTTCTTCGTGCACTATATTCAGACAAGCAGAACGGACGACTCGTGAGTTGTCTCTTTCTCCTCTGTTGGTTATGCTAAATAGAGAAGAATAATTGGAGGGATTGCTCATGAGTATGATTGGAGAAGCAGCACCAAACTTTGAATTGAAAGCCTCTAACGGCGAAACCGTTAAACTATCTGACTATAAAGGGAAGCATATCGTTCTTTATTTCTATCCGAAAGACATGACGCCAGGGTGTACTACGGAAGCGTGTGACTTCAGAGACCATCATGAGAGCTTTAAGGAATTAGATGCGGTCATTCTTGGAGTAAGCCCGGATCCTGTGGAGCGTCACAAGAAATTTATTGATAAGCATGAGCTGCCGTTTGTCTTATTAGCTGATGAAGACCATGCAGTGGCAGAAGCCTATGATGTATGGAAACTGAAGAAGAACTTTGGTAAAGAGTATATGGGGATTGAACGTTCAACTTTCATCATTGATAAGGAAGGAACAGTAGCGAAAGAATACCGCAAAGTTAAGGTGAAAGACCATGTGGAAGAAGCATTAACGTACATTAGAGAGAACCTATCCAAATAGAGACAAGCCTGAATTGGTTCTGGTTGGGTAGCAAACTATACAGAAGGTGTAGGGCATGCGTATAGTACAGTATCGCATCACAAGATGCTGATAGACGAAACGTATCTCTCCCCTTTGTGTAGTCGGACTTGGCACGAATGATGTCATTCGTGCTCTTTTTATATTGTAAAGATGGGGTGTGGAATATGTTAGCTGTAACAACGTGTAAAGTACAGAGTAGGATACAAGCTGAATTAGTAGAGAAATACCCAATGGTCACGTTTCAATTCTGTGAGTCGATGGAAGAGGCTGAAGCTTATTTATCCCGTGCAGATCTATTCATTACATATGGAGAAGACGTTACGCCTGAACATATTAAAGCGGCCCCTCTTCTAAAGTGGATTATGGTGCTATCGGCTGGAATGGATAAGATGCCGTTTAAAGAGATTGAAGCAAGAAAGATCATGGTGACAAATGCCAGAGGAATTCATGCTATTCCAATGGCAGAGTACGCGATTGGAATGCTCCTCCAAACGTATCGAGAATCGAAGACGATTATAGAATATGAGAAAGCCCACAAATGGGGGAAATCGTTGAGGATGAACGAACTAACTGGTCGCACGATGCTGATTGTCGGAGCTGGGGCAATCGGGCAGGAACTGGGAAGATTAGCGAAAGCTTTCCGTATTAAGACCATTGGCATCTCTCGTTCAGGAACGAAGAAGGAGTATATGGATGTGAATGGCCGAGTAGATGATTTGGATGAGTATTTATCTGAAGCAGATATTGTAGTGTCCATACTGCCAAGTACGAAAGAAACGCGGTATTTATTTACGGAATCTTCTTTTAAGAAGATGAAAGACGATGCAATCTTCTTGAACATGGGTAGAGGTGACGTAGTTCAGGATACTGTATTAATGGATGCATTGCATCAAAGGCAAATTGCCTATGCCATCCTTGATGTATTCGAGCAAGAACCTCTTCCGGCAGCCCATCCATTCTGGAGTATGGAAAGAGTAACGGTTACCCCACACCATTCAGGGGTTTCCCCTCAATATCAGCCAAGAGCCTTTGAAATCTTTAAGCACAACCTAGATGTCTTCTTAAATGAAGAAGGAGATTACCAGAATGTCTACGATTGGAATAGGGGGTATTAAGATGAAGATTTATACGAAATCCGGAGACAAAGGGGAGACTTCGCTTATTTATGGCGATCGTGTTCCTAAGAATGACGTGCGGGTAGATGCCTATGGAACTTGTGATGAAGCCAATAGCATGATTGGCTTGTCTTTAAGTTATTTGCAGAAAGAGGATTTCCTTGCAAAGGAAGATACGCTTGAAACGTTACATCGCATTCAGACCATATTATTCCATGTCGGTGCAGAGCTTGCTACTCCTAAAGGCAAGAAAGTAAAATGGCAAGTGACATCCGAGCATATCGACGAACTAGAAGCAAAGATTGATGAGTGGGATGAATCCTTGCCACAGCTGCAGCAATTTATCTTGCCCTCAGGTCATGAAGCATCGAGTACCTTGCATGTTGCACGTACCGTGGTTAGAAGAGCGGAACGACTAAGTGTTGCAATCGGTGACTTGGAGAATGAGTTAGTGATTTCCTATTTAAATCGCTTGTCCGACTTCCTATTTGTTGCAGCACGCTATGTGAATGCTCAACTAGGTGGAGAAGAGTTGCCTCTTAAAACAGATGTATAGCTTGAAGTCAAGGTATTTGTGTTGACAAATTTAAAGTAGACAGGTTAAACTAATTATAAGGATTATAAAGTAATAATATTGTTTATTAAGAACATCTATTGAAAGCGAGGTGCATGACGGTGTCTGAACATAAATTGCAAGAAGCATTAGACACACTAAAGGGATCTAACGTCCGTATTACCCCACAACGTCATGCGGTGCTTGAATATCTCATTAATGCAATGATCCATCCGACAGCTGATGATATTTACAAAGCGCTTGAAGGAAAGTTTCCAAACATGAGTGTCGCCACAGTCTATAACAATCTTCGTGTCTTCAAGGAGATTGGACTTGTTCGCGAGTTGACGTATGGAGATTCCTCTAGTCGCTTCGACTTCAACACAACAGAACACTATCACGTGATCTGTGACCACTGTGGAAAGATAGTCGATTTCCATTACCCTTCTTTAGATGAAGTGGAGTCATTAGCTGAACAAGTAACTGGATTTGAAGTACGCAATCACCGTATGGAAGTGTACGGAACTTGTTCCGACTGTAAAACTTCTCATTAATAGGTTTACTACGTGTAAATTGTATGATTGAATATAGAAGCCTCTTTCTTAACGGAAGAAAGAGGCTTCTTTTTGTGTCATAAGACTAGTCTTATGCCGTGGCTACTGTGACGGCTCACGGTACTTTTTCGAATTGTAACGTTCATCAAATTCTTTACCTTCTAAATTCTTATCAAGCGTTAGCGGCTCTTTGCAATGCATGCATGCATCAACTCGGCCGAGTAACTTTGTAGGTTTCTCGCAGTTTGGACAGATGACTTGGACGGTCTTTGTTGACAACATCCCTATCCAGAAATAAACCACTGTACTAAGACCTACGGACAACATCCCTAGAATCATAAATAACCCCATAAGCCAAGCTGTCTCTCGGAAAAACAAACCAATATACATGACCCCGAACCCGACAAATACTAAGCTAAGCGCAAATGTGCGGACCTTATTGATTTTGTTTGAATACTTAACACTCACCATTGTCCCTCCTATATGTCTTTCACATCGAGTATAGCACATTCACGAATGATTGGATGACAATGGAAAAAGGATTTTGCATGAATATGTCGAAAATGAAGAATATCAATGTAATGGGGGAAAGACTAATGGAAGATTTGTTGCGCCCGATTTATCAAGAACGGGCTAGTCAACCAGATACGTTAGGCGTTTTGATTATTGAAACAGACAAAGAGATTGACCCTACGACTGACAATTTTGATGTCATTCTGCTTATTATCGTTCGGAATGGAGAGCAACCTTGGTTTGTGAAGCATTACGAGTTTAACGGGAAGAATGCTGCGCTTCACGTAGTAGATGAGAAGCAATTGAATTATTGGATTGATACGAGCTCGTATCGTAGAGCGGTAGAATGGGTAGTCGAAGGT
It encodes the following:
- a CDS encoding glutamate-1-semialdehyde 2,1-aminomutase; protein product: MNIDTSIELYKEANTHILGGVNSPSRAYKGVGGGTPVFMDTAKGAYFWDVDGNKYIDYLAAYGPIITGHAHPHITDAITRAAQNGVLYGTPTKMENQFAKMIKEAIPSIEKLRFVNSGTEAVMTTIRVARAYTNRTKMIKFTGCYHGHSDAVLVEAGSGPATLGTPDSAGIPETVAQEMITVPFNDIEAFKEAMDKFGDEVAGVMVEPIVGNFGIVEPLPGFLQEVKNITHEHGGLLIFDEVITAFRFHYGSAQDLVSVEPDMTALGKIIGGGLPIGAYGGRVDIMEQVAPLGPAYQAGTMAGNPASISAGIACLEVLKEEGTYDRLDQLGRMLEEGIQKHAETYQLPVSINRLKGALTVYFTTETVTNYEQADQSDGEMFAKFFHLMLEQGINLAPSKFEAWFLTISHTEEDIKETLEAVEQSFAALAKEQA
- a CDS encoding potassium channel family protein, with product MGITFMVVIALLLLASLYQWLKPSKCEFRAFSFTHFYTLLTVYLNCMIGFGLMYYILGSEGIVLLEGNLLHEAPAIERLGHAIYFSGVTLMTVGYGDITPIGLGRYLAMGEAMVGYILPASFFVHYIQTSRTDDS
- the bcp gene encoding thioredoxin-dependent thiol peroxidase; this encodes MSMIGEAAPNFELKASNGETVKLSDYKGKHIVLYFYPKDMTPGCTTEACDFRDHHESFKELDAVILGVSPDPVERHKKFIDKHELPFVLLADEDHAVAEAYDVWKLKKNFGKEYMGIERSTFIIDKEGTVAKEYRKVKVKDHVEEALTYIRENLSK
- a CDS encoding D-2-hydroxyacid dehydrogenase, which gives rise to MLAVTTCKVQSRIQAELVEKYPMVTFQFCESMEEAEAYLSRADLFITYGEDVTPEHIKAAPLLKWIMVLSAGMDKMPFKEIEARKIMVTNARGIHAIPMAEYAIGMLLQTYRESKTIIEYEKAHKWGKSLRMNELTGRTMLIVGAGAIGQELGRLAKAFRIKTIGISRSGTKKEYMDVNGRVDDLDEYLSEADIVVSILPSTKETRYLFTESSFKKMKDDAIFLNMGRGDVVQDTVLMDALHQRQIAYAILDVFEQEPLPAAHPFWSMERVTVTPHHSGVSPQYQPRAFEIFKHNLDVFLNEEGDYQNVYDWNRGY
- a CDS encoding cob(I)yrinic acid a,c-diamide adenosyltransferase, which gives rise to MKIYTKSGDKGETSLIYGDRVPKNDVRVDAYGTCDEANSMIGLSLSYLQKEDFLAKEDTLETLHRIQTILFHVGAELATPKGKKVKWQVTSEHIDELEAKIDEWDESLPQLQQFILPSGHEASSTLHVARTVVRRAERLSVAIGDLENELVISYLNRLSDFLFVAARYVNAQLGGEELPLKTDV
- the perR gene encoding peroxide-responsive transcriptional repressor PerR; this translates as MTVSEHKLQEALDTLKGSNVRITPQRHAVLEYLINAMIHPTADDIYKALEGKFPNMSVATVYNNLRVFKEIGLVRELTYGDSSSRFDFNTTEHYHVICDHCGKIVDFHYPSLDEVESLAEQVTGFEVRNHRMEVYGTCSDCKTSH
- a CDS encoding YgzB family protein, which produces MVSVKYSNKINKVRTFALSLVFVGFGVMYIGLFFRETAWLMGLFMILGMLSVGLSTVVYFWIGMLSTKTVQVICPNCEKPTKLLGRVDACMHCKEPLTLDKNLEGKEFDERYNSKKYREPSQ